One region of Glycine max cultivar Williams 82 chromosome 9, Glycine_max_v4.0, whole genome shotgun sequence genomic DNA includes:
- the LOC100783614 gene encoding homeobox-leucine zipper protein ANTHOCYANINLESS 2 isoform X2, whose protein sequence is MSFGGFLETKQSGGGGGRIVADIPYSNNSNNIMPSSAISQPRLATPTLVKSMFNSPGLSLALQSDIDGKRDVNRLMPENFEQNGLRRNREEEHESRSGSDNMDGGSGDDFDAADNPPRKKRYHRHTPQQIQELESLFKECPHPDEKQRLELSRRLNLETRQVKFWFQNRRTQMKTQLERHENSLLRQENDKLRAENMSMREAMRNPICTNCGGPAMIGEISLEEQHLRIENARLKDELDRVCALAGKFLGRPISSLTGSIGPPLPNSSLELGVGSNGFGGLSTVPSTMPDFGVGISSPLAMVSPSSTRPTTTATTTLVTPPSGFDNRSIERSIVLELALAAMDELVKMAQTDEPLWIRSLEGGREILNHDEYTRTITPCIGLRPNGFVTEASRQTGMVIINSLALVETLMDSNRWSEMFPCMIARTSTAEVISNGINGTRNGALQLMHAELQVLSPLVPVREVNFLRFCKQHAEGLWAVVDVSIDTIRDTSGAPTFVNCRRLPSGCVVQDMPNGYSKVTWVEHAEYDESQIHQLYRPLLSSGMGFGAQRWVATLQRQCECLAILISSAVPSREHSVSSGGRRSMLKLAQRMTNNFCAGVCASTVHKWNKLNAGNVGEDVRVMTRKSVDDPGEPPGIVLSAATSVWLPVSPQRLFDFLRDERLRSEWDILSNGGPMQEMAHIAKGQDHANCVSLLRASAINANQSSMLILQETCTDASGSLVVYAPVDIPAMHVVMNGGDSAYVALLPSGFAIVPDGSVEENGGASQQRAASGGCLLTVAFQILVNSLPTAKLTVESVETVNNLISCTVQKIKSALHCES, encoded by the exons ATGAGTTTTGGGGGATTTCTTGAGACCAAACAAAGTGGTGGAGGTGGAGGTAGGATCGTAGCAGATATTCCTTacagcaacaacagcaacaataTAATGCCCTCTAGTGCTATCTCGCAGCCTCGTTTAGCCACTCCTACTTTGGTCAAATCCATGTTCAACTCCCCTGGTCTTTCTCTTGCACTT CAAAGTGATATAGATGGAAAAAGGGATGTGAACAGATTAATGCCCGAGAATTTCGAGCAGAATGGTTTGAGAAGGAACCGGGAAGAGGAGCATGAAAGCAGATCTGGCAGTGACAACATGGATGGTGGTTCTGGTGATGATTTTGATGCTGCCGACAACCCACCGAGGAAAAAACGCTATCACCGACACACTCCTCAGCAAATTCAAGAGCTTGAATC GCTCTTCAAGGAGTGTCCTCACCCGGATGAGAAACAAAGGCTTGAACTCAGCAGAAGGCTTAATTTGGAAACGAGGCAAGTAAAGTTTTGGTTCCAAAATCGAAGAACACAAATGAAG acACAATTGGAACGGCACGAGAACTCACTCCTAAGGCAAGAGAATGACAAGCTTAGAGCAGAAAACATGTCTATGAGGGAAGCCATGAGGAATCCAATATGCACAAACTGTGGAGGTCCTGCAATGATTGGTGAAATTTCACTCGAAGAACAGCATCTTAGAATTGAGAATGCTAGATTGAAGGACGAACTAGACCGTGTTTGTGCACTCGCTGGCAAGTTTTTAGGTCGACCCATTTCATCTCTAACAGGCTCAATTGGGCCTCCATTGCCAAACTCAAGCTTGGAGCTTGGTGTTGGGAGCAATGGTTTTGGAGGATTAAGCACTGTGCCTTCAACAATGCCTGATTTTGGGGTTGGAATATCAAGCCCTTTAGCTATGGTGTCACCTTCAAGTACTAGACCAAccacaacagcaacaacaacattgGTGACTCCTCCTTCTGGCTTTGACAACAGATCAATTGAGAGGTCTATTGTTCTTGAACTTGCTTTGGCTGCAATGGATGAGTTGGTGAAGATGGCTCAGACTGATGAGCCTCTTTGGATCAGAAGCTTGGAAGGTGGAAGAGAAATTCTCAACCATGACGAGTACACAAGGACTATCACTCCTTGCATTGGCTTGAGACCCAATGGCTTTGTCACTGAGGCCTCTAGACAAACTGGCATGGTCATCATAAACAGCTTGGCCCTTGTTGAAACATTAATGGACTCA AATCGTTGGTCAGAGATGTTCCCTTGTATGATTGCTAGAACCTCAACCGCTGAAGTTATATCTAATGGAATAAATGGAACTAGAAATGGTGCCCTTCAGCTA ATGCATGCTGAGCTTCAAGTTCTTTCTCCCTTGGTTCCTGTTCGTGAGGTCAATTTTCTACGCTTTTGCAAGCAGCACGCAGAGGGGTTATGGGCAGTGGTAGATGTGTCCATAGATACCATCCGAGACACTTCTGGTGCACCCACTTTTGTGAACTGTAGGAGGCTTCCTTCTGGTTGCGTGGTGCAAGATATGCCAAATGGTTACTCTAAG GTGACATGGGTGGAACATGCAGAATACGACGAAAGCCAAATTCACCAGCTCTATAGACCCTTGTTGAGCTCAGGCATGGGGTTTGGTGCACAACGTTGGGTTGCCACTCTTCAACGCCAATGCGAGTGCCTAGCTATTCTAATATCCTCAGCAGTTCCCTCTAGAGAACATTCAG TAAGTTCAGGTGGAAGGAGAAGCATGTTGAAGCTGGCACAGCGCATGACGAACAACTTCTGTGCTGGTGTGTGTGCCTCAACAGTGCACAAGTGGAACAAGCTGAACGCGGGAAACGTGGGGGAGGACGTGAGGGTGATGACGAGGAAGAGCGTGGATGACCCCGGTGAACCGCCGGGGATCGTCCTCAGTGCCGCCACCTCGGTGTGGCTTCCCGTCTCGCCACAGAGGCTCTTCGACTTCCTCCGTGACGAGCGGCTCCGGAGTGAGTGGGACATCCTCTCCAACGGTGGACCAATGCAAGAGATGGCTCACATTGCCAAGGGACAAGACCATGCTAACTGTGTCTCCCTCCTTAGAGCCAGT GCTATAAATGCGAACCAGAGCAGCATGTTGATTCTGCAAGAGACGTGCACAGACGCGTCGGGGTCGCTTGTGGTGTACGCGCCGGTGGACATTCCGGCAATGCACGTCGTGATGAACGGCGGCGACTCTGCTTACGTGGCGCTTCTTCCGTCGGGGTTCGCCATCGTGCCCGACGGGTCCGTCGAGGAGAACGGTGGCGCGTCGCAGCAGAGGGCGGCGAGTGGCGGGTGCCTCCTGACGGTGGCGTTTCAGATTCTGGTGAACAGCCTCCCCACGGCGAAGCTCACGGTGGAGTCGGTGGAGACGGTGAACAACCTCATCTCCTGCACCGTGCAGAAGATCAAATCAGCGCTTCACTGCGAAAGCTGA
- the LOC100783614 gene encoding homeobox-leucine zipper protein ANTHOCYANINLESS 2 isoform X1 produces the protein MSFGGFLETKQSGGGGGRIVADIPYSNNSNNIMPSSAISQPRLATPTLVKSMFNSPGLSLALQSDIDGKRDVNRLMPENFEQNGLRRNREEEHESRSGSDNMDGGSGDDFDAADNPPRKKRYHRHTPQQIQELESLFKECPHPDEKQRLELSRRLNLETRQVKFWFQNRRTQMKTQLERHENSLLRQENDKLRAENMSMREAMRNPICTNCGGPAMIGEISLEEQHLRIENARLKDELDRVCALAGKFLGRPISSLTGSIGPPLPNSSLELGVGSNGFGGLSTVPSTMPDFGVGISSPLAMVSPSSTRPTTTATTTLVTPPSGFDNRSIERSIVLELALAAMDELVKMAQTDEPLWIRSLEGGREILNHDEYTRTITPCIGLRPNGFVTEASRQTGMVIINSLALVETLMDSNRWSEMFPCMIARTSTAEVISNGINGTRNGALQLMHAELQVLSPLVPVREVNFLRFCKQHAEGLWAVVDVSIDTIRDTSGAPTFVNCRRLPSGCVVQDMPNGYSKVTWVEHAEYDESQIHQLYRPLLSSGMGFGAQRWVATLQRQCECLAILISSAVPSREHSAISSGGRRSMLKLAQRMTNNFCAGVCASTVHKWNKLNAGNVGEDVRVMTRKSVDDPGEPPGIVLSAATSVWLPVSPQRLFDFLRDERLRSEWDILSNGGPMQEMAHIAKGQDHANCVSLLRASAINANQSSMLILQETCTDASGSLVVYAPVDIPAMHVVMNGGDSAYVALLPSGFAIVPDGSVEENGGASQQRAASGGCLLTVAFQILVNSLPTAKLTVESVETVNNLISCTVQKIKSALHCES, from the exons ATGAGTTTTGGGGGATTTCTTGAGACCAAACAAAGTGGTGGAGGTGGAGGTAGGATCGTAGCAGATATTCCTTacagcaacaacagcaacaataTAATGCCCTCTAGTGCTATCTCGCAGCCTCGTTTAGCCACTCCTACTTTGGTCAAATCCATGTTCAACTCCCCTGGTCTTTCTCTTGCACTT CAAAGTGATATAGATGGAAAAAGGGATGTGAACAGATTAATGCCCGAGAATTTCGAGCAGAATGGTTTGAGAAGGAACCGGGAAGAGGAGCATGAAAGCAGATCTGGCAGTGACAACATGGATGGTGGTTCTGGTGATGATTTTGATGCTGCCGACAACCCACCGAGGAAAAAACGCTATCACCGACACACTCCTCAGCAAATTCAAGAGCTTGAATC GCTCTTCAAGGAGTGTCCTCACCCGGATGAGAAACAAAGGCTTGAACTCAGCAGAAGGCTTAATTTGGAAACGAGGCAAGTAAAGTTTTGGTTCCAAAATCGAAGAACACAAATGAAG acACAATTGGAACGGCACGAGAACTCACTCCTAAGGCAAGAGAATGACAAGCTTAGAGCAGAAAACATGTCTATGAGGGAAGCCATGAGGAATCCAATATGCACAAACTGTGGAGGTCCTGCAATGATTGGTGAAATTTCACTCGAAGAACAGCATCTTAGAATTGAGAATGCTAGATTGAAGGACGAACTAGACCGTGTTTGTGCACTCGCTGGCAAGTTTTTAGGTCGACCCATTTCATCTCTAACAGGCTCAATTGGGCCTCCATTGCCAAACTCAAGCTTGGAGCTTGGTGTTGGGAGCAATGGTTTTGGAGGATTAAGCACTGTGCCTTCAACAATGCCTGATTTTGGGGTTGGAATATCAAGCCCTTTAGCTATGGTGTCACCTTCAAGTACTAGACCAAccacaacagcaacaacaacattgGTGACTCCTCCTTCTGGCTTTGACAACAGATCAATTGAGAGGTCTATTGTTCTTGAACTTGCTTTGGCTGCAATGGATGAGTTGGTGAAGATGGCTCAGACTGATGAGCCTCTTTGGATCAGAAGCTTGGAAGGTGGAAGAGAAATTCTCAACCATGACGAGTACACAAGGACTATCACTCCTTGCATTGGCTTGAGACCCAATGGCTTTGTCACTGAGGCCTCTAGACAAACTGGCATGGTCATCATAAACAGCTTGGCCCTTGTTGAAACATTAATGGACTCA AATCGTTGGTCAGAGATGTTCCCTTGTATGATTGCTAGAACCTCAACCGCTGAAGTTATATCTAATGGAATAAATGGAACTAGAAATGGTGCCCTTCAGCTA ATGCATGCTGAGCTTCAAGTTCTTTCTCCCTTGGTTCCTGTTCGTGAGGTCAATTTTCTACGCTTTTGCAAGCAGCACGCAGAGGGGTTATGGGCAGTGGTAGATGTGTCCATAGATACCATCCGAGACACTTCTGGTGCACCCACTTTTGTGAACTGTAGGAGGCTTCCTTCTGGTTGCGTGGTGCAAGATATGCCAAATGGTTACTCTAAG GTGACATGGGTGGAACATGCAGAATACGACGAAAGCCAAATTCACCAGCTCTATAGACCCTTGTTGAGCTCAGGCATGGGGTTTGGTGCACAACGTTGGGTTGCCACTCTTCAACGCCAATGCGAGTGCCTAGCTATTCTAATATCCTCAGCAGTTCCCTCTAGAGAACATTCAG CAATAAGTTCAGGTGGAAGGAGAAGCATGTTGAAGCTGGCACAGCGCATGACGAACAACTTCTGTGCTGGTGTGTGTGCCTCAACAGTGCACAAGTGGAACAAGCTGAACGCGGGAAACGTGGGGGAGGACGTGAGGGTGATGACGAGGAAGAGCGTGGATGACCCCGGTGAACCGCCGGGGATCGTCCTCAGTGCCGCCACCTCGGTGTGGCTTCCCGTCTCGCCACAGAGGCTCTTCGACTTCCTCCGTGACGAGCGGCTCCGGAGTGAGTGGGACATCCTCTCCAACGGTGGACCAATGCAAGAGATGGCTCACATTGCCAAGGGACAAGACCATGCTAACTGTGTCTCCCTCCTTAGAGCCAGT GCTATAAATGCGAACCAGAGCAGCATGTTGATTCTGCAAGAGACGTGCACAGACGCGTCGGGGTCGCTTGTGGTGTACGCGCCGGTGGACATTCCGGCAATGCACGTCGTGATGAACGGCGGCGACTCTGCTTACGTGGCGCTTCTTCCGTCGGGGTTCGCCATCGTGCCCGACGGGTCCGTCGAGGAGAACGGTGGCGCGTCGCAGCAGAGGGCGGCGAGTGGCGGGTGCCTCCTGACGGTGGCGTTTCAGATTCTGGTGAACAGCCTCCCCACGGCGAAGCTCACGGTGGAGTCGGTGGAGACGGTGAACAACCTCATCTCCTGCACCGTGCAGAAGATCAAATCAGCGCTTCACTGCGAAAGCTGA